One window of Nocardioides dongkuii genomic DNA carries:
- a CDS encoding ABC transporter ATP-binding protein: MGGMVAQKAMDFGPSARRLVAGMRPVRGQALLVVLLVTASVLLMAIGPRLLGHATDLVFRGAVGGSVPAGTPDSALPDAVQDQGVVAGQGVDFAAVGEWLLLVLAVYVAASLLSWLAGYVLNGVVQHTVRRMRQDVEDKIHRLPLRYFDRSPRGELLSRVTNDIDNVSQTLQQTMSQLLQSVLTVLAVLAMMLWISPLLALVALATVPLSFWVTRAIMKRSQGQFVAQWRRTGQLNGHIEEAFSGHALVKVLGRTREVERSFEEHNEGLYEVSFRAQFVSGLVMPAMMFLGNLNYVVVAVVGAFRVSSGALTLGEVQAFVQYTRQFTQPLTTVASMANLLQSGVASAERVFELLDADEEPPDVPAAGGPAARRGEVRFEHVSFSYDPERPLITDLSLVARPGETVAIVGPTGAGKTTLVNLVMRFYDLDAGRITLDGVDIAAVPRAQLREQVGMVLQDAWLFEGTIRDNIAYGRPGASEEEVLHAARATFVDRFVHSLPEGYDTLVDEEGSSLSAGERQLVTIARAFLTDPALLILDEATSSVDTRTEVLVQQAMAALRTDRTSFVIAHRLSTIRDADLILVMEDGAIVEQGDHATLLAAGGAYARLHAAQFAAAKSP; this comes from the coding sequence ATGGGCGGCATGGTCGCCCAGAAGGCGATGGACTTCGGGCCGTCGGCGCGCCGCCTGGTCGCCGGCATGCGCCCGGTCCGCGGCCAGGCGCTCCTGGTCGTCCTGCTGGTCACCGCGTCGGTCCTGCTGATGGCGATCGGCCCGCGGCTGCTGGGGCACGCCACCGACCTCGTCTTCCGTGGCGCGGTCGGCGGGTCGGTGCCGGCGGGCACGCCCGACTCGGCGCTCCCGGACGCGGTGCAGGACCAGGGGGTCGTGGCCGGCCAGGGCGTCGACTTCGCCGCGGTCGGGGAGTGGCTGCTGCTCGTGCTGGCGGTGTACGTCGCGGCGTCGCTGCTGTCCTGGCTGGCCGGCTACGTGCTCAACGGCGTCGTCCAGCACACCGTGCGGCGGATGCGCCAGGACGTCGAGGACAAGATCCACCGGCTCCCGCTGCGGTACTTCGACCGCTCGCCGCGCGGCGAGCTCCTGAGCCGGGTCACCAACGACATCGACAACGTCAGCCAGACCCTGCAGCAGACGATGAGCCAGCTGCTCCAGTCCGTGCTCACCGTGCTCGCGGTGCTCGCGATGATGCTGTGGATCTCCCCGCTGCTCGCCCTGGTGGCGCTGGCCACCGTCCCGCTGTCGTTCTGGGTCACCCGGGCGATCATGAAGCGGTCCCAGGGGCAGTTCGTCGCCCAGTGGCGTCGTACCGGCCAGCTCAACGGGCACATCGAGGAGGCCTTCTCCGGCCACGCGCTGGTCAAGGTGCTCGGCCGCACCCGCGAGGTGGAGCGGTCCTTCGAGGAGCACAACGAGGGCCTGTACGAGGTGTCGTTCCGGGCGCAGTTCGTCAGCGGGCTGGTGATGCCGGCGATGATGTTCCTCGGCAACCTCAACTACGTCGTCGTGGCGGTCGTGGGCGCGTTCCGGGTCTCCAGCGGGGCGCTGACCCTGGGCGAGGTGCAGGCGTTCGTGCAGTACACCCGGCAGTTCACGCAGCCGCTCACCACGGTGGCCTCGATGGCCAACCTGCTGCAGTCGGGGGTCGCGTCCGCCGAGCGGGTCTTCGAGCTGCTCGACGCCGACGAGGAGCCGCCCGACGTCCCCGCCGCCGGCGGGCCGGCTGCCCGGCGCGGCGAGGTCCGGTTCGAGCACGTCTCGTTCTCCTACGACCCCGAGCGGCCGCTCATCACCGACCTGTCCCTGGTCGCGAGGCCGGGCGAGACGGTGGCGATCGTCGGCCCCACCGGGGCCGGCAAGACGACGCTGGTCAACCTGGTGATGCGCTTCTACGACCTCGACGCGGGCCGGATCACGCTCGACGGCGTCGACATCGCCGCCGTGCCGAGGGCGCAGCTGCGCGAGCAGGTCGGGATGGTGCTCCAGGACGCGTGGCTCTTCGAGGGCACGATCCGCGACAACATCGCCTACGGCCGCCCGGGCGCCTCCGAGGAGGAGGTGCTCCACGCCGCCCGCGCCACGTTCGTGGACCGCTTCGTCCACTCCCTCCCCGAGGGCTACGACACCCTGGTCGACGAGGAGGGGTCCAGCCTCTCCGCGGGCGAGCGGCAGCTGGTGACCATCGCCCGCGCCTTCCTCACCGACCCGGCGCTGCTGATCCTCGACGAGGCCACCAGCTCGGTGGACACGCGCACCGAGGTGCTCGTGCAGCAGGCGATGGCCGCGCTGCGCACCGACCGGACCTCGTTCGTGATCGCCCACCGGCTCTCGACCATCCGCGACGCGGACCTGATCCTGGTGATGGAGGACGGCGCCATCGTCGAGCAGGGCGACCACGCCACCCTGCTCGCCGCCGGGGGCGCGTACGCCCGGCTGCACGCGGCCCAGTTCGCCGCCGCGAAAAGTCCTTGA